The proteins below are encoded in one region of Lactuca sativa cultivar Salinas chromosome 3, Lsat_Salinas_v11, whole genome shotgun sequence:
- the LOC111902032 gene encoding uncharacterized protein LOC111902032, which produces MKYVLVTGGVVSGLGKGVTASSIGVVLKACGLRVTSIKIDPYLNTDAGTMSPFEHGEVFVLDDGGEVDLDLGNYERFLDVRLTRDNNITTGKIYQSVLEKERKGDYLGKTVQVVPHITDAIKDWIESVSAIPVDGKVGPADVCVIELGGTVGDIESMPFIEALRQLFFSTGPDNFCLIHVSLVPVLGVVGEQKTKPTQHSVRELRALGLTPHFLACRSAQPLLENTKQKLSQFCHVPAANILNIHDVPNIWHVPLLLRNQNAHEAILKQLALLRVARPPNLQEWTNRAETFDNLTNSVKIAMVGKYVGLTDSYLSVVKALLHACIACSLKPSIEWIAASDLEDESARLTPEAHAKAWETLRSAACVLVPGGFGDRGVKGMILAAKYARENKVPYLGICLGMQISVIEISRSILGWKEANSTEFVEHATNPVVIFMPEGSRTHMGNTMRLGSRRTLLQSSDCITAKLYQNPEYVDERHRHRYEVNPEVVGDLEKTGLRFVGKDESGQRMEILELPSHPFYVGVQFHPEYKSRPGKPSALFLGLVLAATGHLEAYVKTHQNGSI; this is translated from the exons atgaagtACGTGTTGGTCACTGGAGGGGTGGTAAGTGGTCTCGGTAAGGGCGTCACCGCCAGTAGCATTGGTGTCGTTCTCAAGGCTTGTGGCCTTCGCGTAACCTCCATCAAAATCG ATCCATACTTGAACACAGATGCTGGTACAATGTCTCCCTTTGAACACGGGGAGGTTTTTGTTCTTGACGATGGTGGAGAG GTCGACCTGGATTTGGGTAACTATGAACGCTTCTTAGACGTGAGGCTTACTAGAGATAACAACATAACCACTGGAAAGATCTATCAG TCTGTTCTTGAGAAGGAACGAAAAGGAGATTATCTTGGAAAGACTGTTCAG GTGGTCCCACACATAACGGATGCTATTAAGGATTGGATTGAGTCGGTTTCTGCTATTCCCGTGGATGGAAAAGTGGGCCCGGCAGATGTCTGTGTGATAGAATTAGGAGGGACAGTTG GTGACATCGAGTCTATGCCCTTCATAGAGGCGTTGAGGCAACTATTTTTCTCTACAG gACCAGATAATTTCTGCCTCATTCATGTTAGCCTTGTACCAGTTCTTGGTGTTGTTGGGGAACAG AAAACTAAGCCTACACAGCACAGTGTTCGGGAACTGCGAGCTTTAGGCCTGACCCCTCACTTTTTAGCATGCCGTTCAGCTCAG CCATTGTTGGAAAACACAAAGCAGAAACTCTCACAATTTTGTCATGTACCT GCTGCCAACATTCTTAATATACATGATGTTCCAAACATTTGGCATGTTCCTCTTTTACTTCGG AACCAAAATGCTCATGAGGCAATACTGAAACAGCTAGCACTACTGCG TGTAGCAAGACCTCCAAATTTACAAGAGTGGACTAACAGGGCAGAAACTTTTGACAACCTCACCAATTCT GTGAAGATTGCAATGGTTGGGAAATATGTTGGCCTAACAGACTCCTATTTGTCTGTTGTTAAG GCCCTTCTCCATGCATGCATTGCATGTTCGTTGAAACCCTCCATTGAATGGATTGCAGCTTCTGATTTAGAAGATGAAAGTGCCAGACTG ACACCAGAAGCACATGCAAAGGCCTGGGAGACATTGAGG AGTGCGGCATGTGTTTTGGTTCCTGGTGGATTTGGAGATCGTGGTGTGAAGGGAATGATACTGGCTGCCAAGTATGCGCGTGAGAATAAAGTTCCATATCTTGGCATCTGCTTAGGCATGCAGATATCTGTTATCGAGATCTCCAGATCT ATCTTGGGCTGGAAAGAGGCAAATAGTACTGAATTTGTTGAGCATGCAACCAATCCTGTCGTAATTTTCATGCCAGAG GGTTCAAGAACACATATGGGAAACACGATGAGACTTGGCTCTCGAAGAACCTTACTGCAGAGCTCAGATTGTATCACTGCAAAACT GTATCAGAATCCAGAGTATGTGGACGAGCGACATCGGCATCGTTACGAGGTCAATCCTGAGGTGGTTGGGGATTTGGAAAAAACAGGCTTAAGATTTGTTGGGAAGGATGAAAGCGGACAGCGAATGGAG ATTTTGGAACTTCCAAGCCATCCATTCTATGTTGGGGTACAATTTCATCCCGAATATAAATCCCGGCCTGGAAAGCCTTCAGCCCTGTTTTTAG GTCTTGTATTAGCAGCAACAGGCCACTTGGAAGCATATGTCAAGACACATCAGAATGGATCTATTTAA
- the LOC111902039 gene encoding histidine kinase CKI1-like, whose product MELEEKEFDLTKVVEGVVELFYPVGLKKGVDVILDLQVNKFSQVKGDEGRLKQILSNLLSNAIKFTSEGNVYVRAWARKRRLQNSRCAHDEESAGCCLLFRTTEAIDEVHHHHHDDPNSMEFVFEVNDTGKGIPKEKQASIFENYVQVKETETAPKIEGTGLGLGIVQSLVRLMGGEISIVDKEVGEKGTCFRFSVVFKACVSDLSEDNKTVKSSPPKQGYNSSIVVLFISSDERRKMAQNFIAEQGIKVLAVKNICQLSESLREFRRQEEEQNRSSSDLSLSFGYLNWPTLTLTSNGVQARKRNDNEASHVPNFILLVIDTTRVDFNELCKAVAEFRKDSKNACSRIVWLGSKCIQLQGLDQKKLPPSDIIIPMPLHGSRLHSLIHLLPEFGAPTHANHQQMTKRNRTQEEEEIVRFSMSSSSPLRGKKVLVAEDDSLQQMIAKKILLKLGVSFEMCRNGKEAFAMVTKGLSHQRNLGASHILPYEYVFMDCQMPEMDGCEATRLIRLEEKDYGVHIPIIGLTAHAEGVELNRFIEAGIDINISKPLNEHKILKVIEDLHTRK is encoded by the exons ATGGAGCTGGAAGAAAAAGAGTTCGACTTGACAAAAGTAGTTGAGGGTGTGGTTGAGTTGTTCTATCCTGTTGGTCTGAAAAAGGGAGTGGATGTGATTTTGGATCTCCAAGTCAACAAATTTTCTCAAGTCAAAGGGGATGAAGGCAGGCTTAAACAGATATTGTCAAACCTACTCAGCAATGCTATCAAATTTACTTCAGAGGGTAATGTGTATGTTCGTGCTTGGGCCAGGAAGCGTAGATTGCAGAATTCAAGATGCGCACATGATGAAGAATCTGCAGGATGCTGCTTGTTGTTTAGAACCACCGAAGCGATAGATGAAgtccatcaccatcaccatgaTGATCCTAATTCCATGGAATTCGTATTTGAAGTAAACGATACTGGAAAGGGTATTCCCAAAGAGAAACAAGCGTCTATCTTTGAAAACTACGTTCAGGTCAAAGAAACGGAAACGGCTCCTAAAATTGAAGGCACTGGATTAGGCCTTGGAATCGTCCAGTCTCTG GTACGATTGATGGGCGGAGAGATAAGCATAGTTGACAAGGAAGTGGGTGAAAAGGGCACATGCTTCAGGTTCAGTGTTGTATTTAAGGCTTGTGTATCTGATCTCAGTGAAGACAACAAGACTGTGAAAAGCTCTCCTCCTAAACAAGGCTATAATTCTTCTATAGTTGTTCTCTTCATTAGCAGTGATGAAAGGCGTAAGATGGCACAAAATTTTATAGCAGAGCAAGGAATTAAAGTtttagcagtgaaaaacatatgCCAACTTTCAGAAAGTCTCCGGGAGTTTAGACGACAAGAAGAGGAACAAAACAGATCATCATCTGATTTAAGTTTAAGTTTTGGGTACCTGAACTGGCCCACACTTACACTCACATCAAATGGAGTTCAAGCCCGAAAAAGGAATGATAATGAAGCAAGTCATGTACCAAATTTCATATTGCTTGTGATCGATACAACACGGGTTGACTTCAATGAGCTATGCAAAGCAGTTGCTGAATTCAGAAAAGACTCCAAGAATGCATGTTCTAGAATCGTCTGGTTAGGTTCTAAGTGCATTCAACTCCAAGGCCTCGACCAGAAGAAGCTTCCCCCGTCTGACATCATCATACCCATGCCGCTCCATGGCTCACGTCTACACTCGTTGATACATCTTCTTCCAGAATTTGGGGCACCAACACATGCAAATCATCAGCAAATGACAAAACGGAATCGCACCCAAGAAGAGGAGGAAATTGTAAGGTTTTCGATGAGCAGTAGCAGCCCTTTGAGAGGGAAAAAAGTGTTGGTGGCAGAAGATGATTCTCTGCAGCAGATGATAGCCAAGAAGATACTTTTGAAGCTTGGCGTCAGTTTTGAGATGTGCAGAAACGGGAAAGAAGCTTTCGCCATGGTCACCAAAGGGCTAAGTCATCAAAGAAACCTCGGAGCTTCACATATTCTTCCATATGAATATGTCTTTATGGATTGTCAG ATGCCGGAAATGGATGGTTGTGAAGCAACAAGACTGATACGACTGGAGGAGAAAGATTATGGTGTGCACATCCCGATCATTGGATTAACAGCACATGCAGAGGGGGTGGAACTAAACAGGTTTATTGAAGCGGGAATTGACATCAATATATCCAAACCACTAAACGAGCACAAGATATTAAAAGTGATCGAAGACCTCCACACAAGAAAATGA
- the LOC111902031 gene encoding histidine kinase CKI1-like — MKINKMITSNPISFFILLAIISLLLPTLIIPFWVLKIKAIEKEVDLVTKKSHEETWSAIQHAATTILPPMKSSATNLAKLATVSLNKTDLSFSHIESQLSPLLFQALLTIPHLSQISYITRDGLLFALYSNNHQQIFSIYSNTSFSKPTNSRKGYSWYTQPVDSDTGKLYGDAVVFPSQVLVNETWLQQAFNSTNGCASLGKSLNDVHDLLVLNTAGVDRNGVISLGFHLKSLMNVFSGIKPSGGGLYLATKDGNGLREVDGNKTISFQLWNGNSQIFKISGTKYILYSSSLDIMGMEPVYVLALPYDGGAESRMHKNILIVLLLLSLLFVTVCISIFSFVVLTVRAARKEMCLRAALIKQKGATQQAERKSMNQSLAFVTASHDIRASLAAIAGLLEMSINEVDQGSELAKNLKLVQICSGDLYGKLSINHYIYN; from the exons ATGAAGATCAACAAAATGATCACATCAAACCCAATATCTTTCTTCATCCTACTG GCAATAATCAGCCTGCTGCTTCCTACCTTGATAATCCCATTTTGGGTTTTAAAAATCAAAGCAATTGAAAAGGAAGTCGATCTGGTCACCAAGAAATCTCATGAAGAAACATGGTCTGCCATACAACATGCAGCAACGACAATATTGCCTCCAATGAAATCATCAGCAACCAATTTAGCTAAACTTGCAACCGTTTCTCTGAATAAAACAGACCTCTCATTCTCTCACATAGAATCTCAACTGTCTCCTTTGCTGTTTCAAGCACTGTTAACGATCCCACATCTGTCACAAATTTCTTATATCACACGAGATGGCTTGCTCTTTGCATTATATTCCAACAACCACCAGCAGATATTTTCTATATATTCTAACACTTCGTTTTCTAAGCCCACAAATTCTAGAAAGGGTTATTCATGGTACACTCAGCCTGTTGATTCGGATACAGGGAAGTTGTATGGGGATGCAGTTGTGTTTCCATCTCAAGTTTTGGTTAATGAAACGTGGTTACAACAAGCGTTCAACTCTACAAATGGATGTGCTTCATTAGGGAAGTCACTGAACGATGTCCATGATTTGCTTGTCTTGAATACAGCTGGAGTGGATAGAAATGGAGTCATCTCACTTGGGTTTCACCTCAAATCGTTAATGAATGTGTTCTCTGGCATTAAACCTTCTGGTGGAGGTTTGTACTTGGCTACAAAAGACGGTAATGGTCTAAGAGAAGTGGATGGGAATAAGACAATATCTTTTCAGCTATGGAATGGGAATTCACAGATTTTTAAGATTTCAGGAACAAAATATATCTTGTACTCTTCCTCCCTTGACATCATGGGAATGGAACCG GTATATGTTTTGGCATTACCATATGATGGTGGAGCGGAAAGCAGGATGCATaagaatatattaattgttttgtTGCTTCTTTCACTGCTGTTTGTGACTGTTTGTATCTCCATTTTCAGTTTCGTGGTGTTAACAGTGAGAGCGGCAAGAAAAGAGATGTGCCTAAGAGCTGCTCTTATAAAACAGAAGGGAGCAACACAGCAAGCAGAAAGAAAGAGCATGAATCAGAGTCTTGCATTTGTTACAGCCAGCCATGATATTCGTGCTTCATTAGCCGCCATTGCTGGATTGTTAGAGATGTCCATCAACGAGGTCGATCAAGGATCAGAATTAGCTAAAAACTTGAAACTTGTGCAGATTTGTTCAGGAGATCTTTATGGTAAGCTCTCGATTAACCATTATATATATAACTAA